The DNA segment ctgttacgtaaaaaaaattagtccgttgttgaattaaacccgtaaaaaaattagtccgctagtccatatctagacgacgagcaggtGACGGGACGGATTTCCCCTcgatagtaggccgctccgtctacaaaattacactaaattaatctaaaaatttaacatataaattataatcgaattaatatcaaaatttcatatataaattaaaccccaaattaatgtaaacatttaacaatttaattaaaacgtaaatataatttttttttttaaaaacatttcaaaaacccttcgggcgtatgaacatcacgcccgaaccataggtcgggtgtatgaacatcacgcccgacctatggtgcgggcgtatgaatatcacgcccgacctatggtgcgggcgtgatagcctcacgcccgagccacaggtcgggcgtgatattcatacgccggaaccgtaggtcgggcgcgatgttcatacgcccgactgcgattccggcgtttttaaaaaatcacccacagattcaatttttaacttaaatcaaaaaaacaaaaacggtaaatcttattattttcgctttccctttacggttgttgttacactccatgttttggttcacaaattagtccggatttgatcaaagagtATGTAGGGTATTTGAgaagttttgtgttttttcaaaatttgggtaaagggtagtttggtctttttacggggctaggggtgggaattcatggctgggtttagtaatccaCTTGTTTAATCATCCTCTACTCCAGCAGTTTCATCCTCAGGCGAATTTTCACGAACAGTTTCCGTGCATGAATAGTTCTTCTATTTCTGCAATATCTACTCGTTTAAGTTCAATCCTTTCTGACCCTTTTACATATTTTGGTTCTTCGGACACTGCAGTCCTTCTCTTCACCTCCCCTTGCCACTTCCCTTCACCTCATCGCCTTACTCTCCAAGCTCGACCTTTGGCAGTCGCGGAGTCGGGATTTGTGATTTGGAGGGCTAATTTTAGTTCAGTAGTTTACGGTAATTTTTTAAAGTCCAGCCCATCACAAaaggtaaatttttttttaccgtcCAGGATAATAAAACTATTTCGTTTTGGTGCTGTGACTAAAAATTATGAGTGTCCGATGCGAAAAGCgtaacatatttaattttttacatgttcaacgctaattttctaaattaaaacacctaaatttttattgttttggtgtGTTGaatactaaaaaattaaaagtgttaAATCTAAAAGAAGTAGatatatttaatgttttataaatccaaaattaatttgataaaagttatatttggaaaaaaaatagttCAAAAGAGTTGTAAGAAAAAAaagcgcaaaaaaaaaaaaaaatcaattagataaaataaaagcataAAAATAAGGTTTAAACCCATAACTTTTTACAATAAAACACACATTTTAACCAACTTAGCCATTTTAACATCTTAAAATAATATTCCAAACACGTCTTAACATACTATAATTAGAGGAGCTATCACCTACCAATCCGATTTTACTCAAGAGTGGAACCGACGACCGGGGAGTCGGAGCCCCCTCGAGCCCTAggctggctccgccactgatcTTTGGGTCGTTGCTTATCGGTGTTCTTGTGCTCAGTTCACCGGAACATTCCCTCCACGCAACGCCCTCCATTCTCACACATTACACACTCTCTCTCATCCCTCCAACACGCCATTATACAAAACTGCTTCAGATGGAATGACAAGACCCACCAAATGATTTGCAGTCCAAAGGATAAGTCGTCCACGAAACTCCTCTCTAAAGCGAAGCTCAAAGCAATGTTCAATTCTAACGGTCTTTGCTTTCAGGATCGGGTGGTTCAGGAGGTGTTGTTGATAGTACTGGAGCCCCTTTTTGAAGCACGATTTCCACATAAGTCTCATGCATTTAGGCCGGGGAGGAATTTACTTACAGTTATTAGGACTATAAGAAGTAATTTTGCTGGATACAGTATTTGATGGTTTTAAGAGGTGATGTAAGCGAGATTTTCAATGGGATAGATGATGATGTTGTCATGTAATGTGTTGAAAAGGTCATTAATGAAAATTCAGTGTTGCTCGCCACTCCCCAACGCCAAAGACGGGTTCAAAGTCATTCCAGGATTTACTGTACGATACATTTCCGAAGAGATCATCGCTGTGGAAGAGAAAGATGACTGATGGAGTTAAGGTGAGAGAAAAGATGAAGGTGTCACTTAGAGATGGGATGAGATTGGGTGTGGTGGACAGTTTGAACATTTGACATCTTGAAAAAACAAATTTATCCTTTGACCTTTTGATCAAAAATTACCGCATCAATATTTTCTAATGTTGCTAATAGTTTGGACTGTTTTTTTCTAACAGAACCAATATCAAAGTATCTGTTTGTAACATTTAAACCATATAAATTATGTTTGAAAATCGATCAAAcataaagtttatttttgtactttttcttttttaaaattgatgagcattttttttttaaaaaagttgTAAAAAATGACGTGGATAAGTAAagatataaaatattatattttaccaTAATGtgttaaattttgataatttctTTATTATTGACGAGCCTTTTTCAATTTCTAGTTATTcctaatttcatttttttattaataatttattattgatgattTTCTATTCTTTCACTATTAGTAaatataacaaataataatttaatgataaaaaataaataaagagtgtATATGAAAAGTAACGGAGATAGATATAGACTTCAGGTGATCTTTTGAGTTTCTTTTTTCCTTATTTTGGGAAGGATTCTTGAGAACACTCCAACGATATTAAGTTAGTATTGGCACACAAGTATaatgagagagagaaagagagattattattcttcttttgttggtcgcaaaagttttttttttatacagaGAAGACATGGTCCAGTGGGCTAGATGGGCTACAGCCCAAAGGCTATGATTGGACTCACATCTCTTATTATTGGAGATGCTattgttttgatattttaaatgaTAAAAACCAATTGTTTACACTCAcccatttcaaaataaccgtcacattttgtaaaaaaaattcttattttatattatttgtctagtttagtttttaaGGTATCTTTTGTTAtattttatccttattaatgagtttaatatatttttggttAATTTAAGTTTTCAATGTATGAAAAGTGGTTCAATGAGTGACGCAAAAAAAATGAGGATTATTAATAAATAGAGATATAAAGTATTTTAATCTATGtttcataaatataatataaatcaaTTATTTCCTTCATATGTCTAATTTGGTTAAAtgtgaaaattattttgaaacaaaGTAAATATTACTTTTAGAAAGTAAACTGTTTTCCATAAtcaaaacacctaaaactcttgtttttttttaatatgaaaagccaaacaaaaaaataaaataaaaaaataaataaagaatctTGAGAATGCTCTAATCTCGTTGTTCGTTGGTGACATTTTTGATCTTTTgctaaatttaagaaaaaaaaaaatttatttgataTAAAGGCAAAATTGTTTGTCAAATAAAATACAGGGACCAAAATTGTATATTAACCCCAACAAAATTATACGACATGAAATTGAAATCAACACGCTAGGCTAATGAGCTGCGGCGCGGGCCTGCGGCGTAGCAAGCAAATCACTCTcgtgtaaaaataataaaaaaagcttgtttatgtaaaatatttttctttacagAAAGGAAACAGAGGAAGGAAGACCGGTTGGTTGGTAACTTTCGTTGTTTGTTCCGTTCTGTTTTCGCCATCCTTCGCCTCACCGTCGTCTTCCTTCCTTTTCTTCTACCTTCTTCATCTCCTTGTTCACTTCGGCTTCCTATACTGTAAGCTATTTAATTTTCTCTATTCCTATTCAATTTTCCTTTCTGATCAAATATTTATTTCCAATTTTATATTGGGAAGTCACCGTCCAATTCCAGCCGCTATTTGTACTTCGAAATTATCCGAGCCAGATTCTAGGGATTATCAATTTTCggaattaaataataataaacaaaactattatgAAAGTATAATTCAATTATTGATAATGGCGAGTTGTTCCGGCGACGACGATGTTGCCGTTTTAAGCGATGTGGAGGAGGAGGATCCGGTTCCGATCGCCATTAGATGTCCGAGTGCGGAAGACTTATCTGTGGAAAAATATCGTGAACTCATTGCTGAGCTTGATCGCGAGAGGGCTGCTCGCGAGGCAATCGAGAAATCTAAGTCGGAGATGCAGGTTTCGTTTAATCGGTTAAAAGTTCTTGCGCATGAGGCGATCAAGAAGCGAGATGAGTCGGCAAGGCAGCGGGATGAAGCTTTGCGTGTGAAGGATGAGGTTTTGAAAGAGAAGGAAAGAGTATCTGCGGAATTGGTTGAAGTAAGTAAGTGGAAAGAGGAGGCTGTGAAGCAGAGAGATGAGATTGCGAAGCAATTTGACGAGACAGTCAAAGCTAGGGATGGATTGCAGTCGGAGATTGAGAGTTCGAGGCATATGCTAGTGAGCGGAATTGAGAAGATATCGGGTAAAGTGAGCAATTTCAAGAATTTTGCCGCAGCAGGGTTGCCTAAATCGCAAAAATACGCTGGGATGCAGGCTGTTGCTTATGGAGTTATTAAGAGAACCAATGAGATTGTTGAGGAGCTCGTTAGGCAGATTGACGCCACTGCTAAATCTAGGAATGAAGCAAGAGAACAGATGGATCATAGAAATTACGAAATTGCCATTGAGGTTTCTCAGCTTGAAGCTTCAATTAGTGAATTGAGAGATGAACTCGCAAAGAAGACTTCATCGATTGAAAATTTAGAGAAGAGTGTAGAAGAAAAGGAAGGGAAAGTTGTAGAAATAGAGAGAGAGATGTTGGCGAAGACCCACTCAGTAGAGAAGGAAACTTTGGAGCTGAGGGAGTTAATTCAGGACTATGATGATAAGTTGAAAAATTTGGAGGCAAAGATGGAAATGCAGAAGCCTTTGTTGTTTGATCAGTTGAATTTAGTGGCAAATATTCATGATCGACTTTATGATGTTATTAAGATAGTTGATACTAATCATCTGGATTCAGAGGTGTCAGAATCCTTGTTTCTTCCTCAACAAACGGACATGGAGGAGAACATACGTGCTTCTTTAGCTGGCATGGAATCAATATACGAGTTAACTAGAATTGTTGTGGAAAAAACAAGGGATTCTTTACAGAAGAGGAGTAACGAAGCTAAGAATTTGAATGAAACAGTGGGTCAATTGGTTAAGGAGAAAGAACAGATTGGTTCTTTACTTAGGAGTGCTTTGTCGAACAGAATGACAATAGACCAGTCTTCCAAAACAAATGCATTGTTTCAAGCTGCTGAGAATGGCTTAAGAGAGGCTGGAATAGATTTCAAATTTAGTAAAGTTCTTGGGGATAATAAGGTTCCAGCTTCTGAAGACGCAGAAGCGAATGAAGTTTTCAATTTGGTAGGTATAGTTTTCTGTTTAATACTTTGGAGTTTTGGTTTCTGTATTATGTCCTAATTTCTGAATTTATATAGGCTGGTGCACTGGAGAATATCGTCAAGACATCTCAGCTTGAGATAATTGAGCTGCGACATACTGTGGATGAATTAAGGTAGTCCTAAATATCTGAGGTCTCAGGGCTCCATATTGGCAGTAGAATCTTTATTACATACATGTATataccatttttttttcttttctttatatgTTGTTTTACCGTGTTTAAGGGCAGAGGTGAGTCTACTCAAAGAACATGTGCAGTCTCAAGCAAAGGAACTGGGTAATAGAATGCATATAATAGAAGAACTTGAGGAGAAGGAGAGAGTGGcaaatgaaagtgtaagttgtCAAAATTTTGTTGAAAGTTAGTTTGATAATTTAGTACTTCTCTATATTTGAATGCATATAGTTCCTATGGATCATGTTCGGTGGTGAACTGCGTGCTTGAGGTAGTTTGAGAAAGATACATGAGTTCTTGTATCCCTCACTATTGAATCAATTATGAAACTTATCTGTTGGTCATTGTAGGTTGAAGGTCTTATGATGGACATTGCTGCTGCTGAAGAAGAAATTACAAGATGGAAAGTGGCAGCAGAGCAAGAGGCTGCTGCTGGAAGAGCGGTTGAGCAAGAGTTCGTTGCTCAGGTGTGCTAACTGATCGGCCATTAATTTATACCTGCCTGTTGTTTGTATGGTGCTTTATTGGTTATTTCAGTAACACCATTATTCACATGAAATCTTATGGTATCCtttgaatatttatttttatcatttgcTTTCAAACAACAAATGATTAGATAGGACTATTTTGGAGAAAAACTTTTGATTGGTGACAATAATTAGAGTTAAAGATCTTTCTGAAAATGATTTTAGTGGGAACAATAGACGAAGTATGTGACTCATAAGTGAGTAATTATGATGTTGAGTAATAAAGGCTAATTTTTGAATGGACATTGTACAAAGAAATTAAGAACAACATCTTGATTATGGTCAATTCTTCTCAAATTCCCTATGACATTATTTTGCTCACTTCAGAATTGGGATGAACTGATTTGCTTGATCATTATCGATGTTTGTatttgaacacaaaatattACATATTCAATTACATTAAATTACTTGAAAAACTCGAGTATAGGTGAAAATGACATCTAGTTTTAATTCCTTAGATTGCGGTTGAActttatttagttatttccaattaattagaatttaatACTTAGATTCCAAACATCGATGTTCTAGTCAAACCAAATTTCCCTATATGTattttaagttttgattacaTTCCATTTCTATAGACTGAAACAtgcgaagtatctttattttggAATCATCAATATGCACTTATGTCTTATGCTGTTTCTAGGAAGTAGGCCAGATCATAGATAAGACAAACATGAGAATTCCAATGACCTTTGATAGTGAAGTTTATTAAAAAACTTACCTTTAAAAATTTTGTGCTTATCAATCATATCCATGCAGCTATCAGCACTTAAACAGGAACTTGAAGAGGCAAAGCTATCTATGTTAGAATCAGAGAAAAAGTTAAAATTCAAGGAAGAGACAGCAACTGCTGCAATGGCAGCCAGGGAGGCTGCGGAGAAGTCATTGAGATTGGCTGACATGAGGGCATCCAGGTTGAGGGATAGGGTAGAGGAGCTGAGCCGTCAGCTTGAAGTGTTTGAAACACGAGAAGACTCAAGGGGTCGAAATGGTTCTAGATATGTATGTTGGCCGTGGCAGTGGCTTGGGATGGATTTTGTGGGTTCTCGCAGACCTGAAACACAACAGAGTTCAAATGAAATGGAGCTTTCTGAACCCCTTCTATGATAGTTTTCCCTTGTTTTTTATTACTGTGTATCTATTTGAACTCAAATTTTTACAATCAAGAAATGGTAGCTTATTTTACCCTTGGTCAATGAAGCTTATTTTGTGTGCTATTGTTTTTACAAGAATGAAGATTTTCCAGTGCATAGGCAGAAGTAATTGTTGTCGATGGTCCCTGTTTTAACTGATCTCTACAtatttcaaattaatatttaatttgcaTCAACATAATGCagttttctttctttatttgatgatttcttttgaTTGATAGTTCCCAATTTTTTGCATATCCTCTCTCAGAGGATTTGGAAAGGATAGAAGATCCATGAAAAGGTTTCTGTTGTGCATCTTGACTGGCAAGTTTTAGGTATGGATTTTCTGAAGTTCTGGATATCTTTTTTCTGGGTTTTTTTTTCCATTCCTTATAGAGCCTTCGGGCCAAGTGAACCTCACCCTGATGAAAGGCATGCCACGATGATCATGCatattttctgatttgttcTTGCATACTGTAGCATCTTAAACCATCATCCATTTTTCTCAGTGTATGCAAGGTTCCATCATTCATTATTGTTGGTGCATAAACAGTTATAGACAAGTTGTGGGTATTTAAATATCTCAGCTAGTTGTACATAAAACAGCATTTTTCAGCTCAGATTCTCATATGGAGCTGAGTGAAGGCAATTGGCTGCAACAAGTCGGACATGTATCTTATTACCAACAGTAAGTCCAGCTTGGTCTTCCATGTAAAGTTCTTCCTCTATCTCATTGGGCAATTTGAAGTCAAAACAATCTAAGATATTTGCTAGTACAAGCTCCACCATTGTCAGTCCCATATTTATCTCAGCGCACACACTCTTCGACAAGATCCAAAAGGAAAATAAATGAAATGCTGCCCTTTGAAATCAATGGATCTGTCCATAAATCAGTTGAGGGAACTTCATATCCTTCCCGTGCTTCGGCTCTTGTCCAATTGCCCAAGCATTAACATGGATGCTGCATGTTGAAGTATATGTTATGGTGATTAATTTTAAAGTGAGACATGGTTTCTCTCATAATGAGCAGCGGAACAGGGTGTGCACTCTCAGAGTTTCTTCAGTCACCATCTTGAGGTACTGTAGCTGATCAGTGTCTTCTTCGGTTATCTTTCTTGCTCTTTCACAGAATTTCTAACTTCGTTTTCATGATTCTAGGATTTATAACTAGCTCTCCATAGTCCAGATGACAGTATCTTGTACCTGTTTCTACACCCAAATGTATGTTCTGAGACAGGCATCAAAATTAAGCAGAAAGGTACCCTGATTTCATCATACTGATATAATGATAGGAAAAAATGAGAAGAAAATTAAGCTATAATGAGAGACATGATATATTTCAGCACAAAATGACGATGGCACCAAATTAGATGATATACCAGAGAAGCACCCTGCTTGAAACTGGTAACTTTTGGAACTTCGTGATGTCTTAATTATCCCGAAATAGGgaaaaaatttatacttaaaagaACTGCCTTGATATTCTCTTCTGTTTGCCATGTTGGACCAAGTTCTGTTTTACTCTACCTCACttatttcttcttcctcatataCTTTCCAAACCCTGGGCCTATGTGTTATTTGGTCCTTGTTCTTTGAGTCTCTGACCCCATGGCTAAAATCGCTGCCTTGTTGAGGAGCAGTCTTGTCCTCAAGACTGAAAAGAGGAAATTGAGCTCTGATGCTGATTATGTTCTCCCATGTTGCTTCCTCCTTAC comes from the Euphorbia lathyris chromosome 5, ddEupLath1.1, whole genome shotgun sequence genome and includes:
- the LOC136230544 gene encoding uncharacterized protein At3g49055; this encodes MASCSGDDDVAVLSDVEEEDPVPIAIRCPSAEDLSVEKYRELIAELDRERAAREAIEKSKSEMQVSFNRLKVLAHEAIKKRDESARQRDEALRVKDEVLKEKERVSAELVEVSKWKEEAVKQRDEIAKQFDETVKARDGLQSEIESSRHMLVSGIEKISGKVSNFKNFAAAGLPKSQKYAGMQAVAYGVIKRTNEIVEELVRQIDATAKSRNEAREQMDHRNYEIAIEVSQLEASISELRDELAKKTSSIENLEKSVEEKEGKVVEIEREMLAKTHSVEKETLELRELIQDYDDKLKNLEAKMEMQKPLLFDQLNLVANIHDRLYDVIKIVDTNHLDSEVSESLFLPQQTDMEENIRASLAGMESIYELTRIVVEKTRDSLQKRSNEAKNLNETVGQLVKEKEQIGSLLRSALSNRMTIDQSSKTNALFQAAENGLREAGIDFKFSKVLGDNKVPASEDAEANEVFNLAGALENIVKTSQLEIIELRHTVDELRAEVSLLKEHVQSQAKELGNRMHIIEELEEKERVANESVEGLMMDIAAAEEEITRWKVAAEQEAAAGRAVEQEFVAQLSALKQELEEAKLSMLESEKKLKFKEETATAAMAAREAAEKSLRLADMRASRLRDRVEELSRQLEVFETREDSRGRNGSRYVCWPWQWLGMDFVGSRRPETQQSSNEMELSEPLL